The nucleotide sequence TTCACAAACATGGAATATTGTTCTATCTGAATCAAATCTTTCTTTTAATAATAAACTTGCACCATGTGCTACAAAACAGTCTTTCTCCATTTCTCCAAGTCTAAGACCTCCACCTTTTGCACGTCCTTCGATTGGTTGTCTAGTTAATAATTGGATTCTACCAAATGCTCTTGAGTGTAATTTATTTGCTACCATATATTTTAATCTTAAATAATACATATTTCCAACAAAAATTCTTGCTTGGAACATTTCTCCTGTTAAACCATTGTACATAGTTTCTAAACCATTATCTCTGAAACCCATTTCTAATAATTCTTTTCTTAGTTCTTTTTCTGGAACAGCATCGAATGTAGTTCCATCAATATGTTTTCCGGCTAGTGATCCGGTTTTGCCTGCTAATAATTCAATCATGTGAGAAATTGTCATTCTTCCTGGAATTGAGTGAGGTGAGAATATAATATCTGGTGTTATTCCTGCTGCTGTGAAAGGCATATCTGCTTGTGGAATTATTTTTCCAATAACCCCTTTTTGACCGTATCTTGATGCAAATTTATCTCCAATTTCTGGAATTCTTTGATCTCTTAATCTTACTTCAACAATTTTATTTCCTTCTTCATTTTCTGTAAGCATAACTGCATCAACTATACCCTCTTCATCTCCTCTAACTGCAACTGAACTTTCTCTTCTAATATTTGCACTTATACTAAATTCGTCAACATTACCTAAGAATCTTGGTGGGCTTGTCTTTCCAATAAGAACATCATCTGGTTTTAAATGTGCTTCTGCAAATACTATTCCATCTTCTTCAAGATGTTTATAATCTTTTTCTGATCTATATCCTTTGATATCTTTATCGGGAATTCCTATTTCATCAATAAGACCACCAGAATATCTAAGCTCTTCAGCTATATAGGGTCTAAAGTAAGTACTTCTTGCTAAACCTCTTTCAATTGAAGATTTGTTAAATATTAAACCGTCCTGCATATTATAACCATCATAACTCATAATTGCTACTGTTACATTTTGTCCACCTGGGTGTTTGTAATCTTTTAGTACATCATGCATAAA is from Candidatus Woesearchaeota archaeon and encodes:
- the rpoB gene encoding DNA-directed RNA polymerase subunit B translates to MVDVYLNEKFVGAVDDAQVFLTKIKTARRFGKVSKIINVHYDEEFNLINVNTSKGRARRPLIVVENGKSKLTDDHLKKIKNNELKWEDLEKEGIIEYLDCAEEENSYIALDETYLTPEHTHIEISPVVILGLITSLVPYSNFGSSSRLNRGSKTQKQGLGIYTANFPLRMDTDVNILHYPQTPITRSFMHDVLKDYKHPGGQNVTVAIMSYDGYNMQDGLIFNKSSIERGLARSTYFRPYIAEELRYSGGLIDEIGIPDKDIKGYRSEKDYKHLEEDGIVFAEAHLKPDDVLIGKTSPPRFLGNVDEFSISANIRRESSVAVRGDEEGIVDAVMLTENEEGNKIVEVRLRDQRIPEIGDKFASRYGQKGVIGKIIPQADMPFTAAGITPDIIFSPHSIPGRMTISHMIELLAGKTGSLAGKHIDGTTFDAVPEKELRKELLEMGFRDNGLETMYNGLTGEMFQARIFVGNMYYLRLKYMVANKLHSRAFGRIQLLTRQPIEGRAKGGGLRLGEMEKDCFVAHGASLLLKERFDSDRTIFHVCEECGMLAVFNEFQDKKFCPRCGSTVEINAIEMAYAFKLLLDEIKALCIYPKLILESKY